The following proteins come from a genomic window of Coffea arabica cultivar ET-39 chromosome 11c, Coffea Arabica ET-39 HiFi, whole genome shotgun sequence:
- the LOC113716692 gene encoding methyl-CpG-binding domain-containing protein 9 isoform X2, with protein sequence MLPPEKRYHLQKAPQIPADIGKSGTGDLVNHGGLSDTNSNRNSPGFTCEGILQGSHSTSTNYLPQSPNDIYLQSLREYVAEKKGVLGEGWRVEFEFCDKRLKTFAVYIAPKGSRFESISDVAEHLGLPSNSHLPQSENAENGLVPLQNGSHLYQRRKESSGDTKSSNSRPRSSIPKSSSLLSVNTCLDGLPLQFEDFYLITAGVIDSRPTYHNANQIWPVGYRSRWHDKVTGSLFLFEVRDGGDSGPVFMVQRYPCSTQSIPVGSTVLTRPKFSSWNGEGTAGKDDLATFGTIDDESVSIHMMLTESSPPHLDADTSSKKMGSQGLDAQKANLSSPDSFSQKSGDLVSNLLGDRDSIGEFNVEGRSISYVWDMVSETFLHACHEAYKQKGTIRFGCDHEYYRGQVKNLDNPDALSKYSHFAGPVVMPYLIQRDTEFDSTCQLIAKWLEQERFGLNEEFVQEIIEQLPGVSGCLEYKPLTKRKHHSTQQTVRSGFLQAKRKSDAQSQMESDSYYINLIRPGRLPKYSALRGQFPQGKPLCSKLPAYLIGDALQTWEFFWRFFEVLELQEAFTFQELEAELINPWLDVPNLSEKSGNVIRGAGDGSSRRESEVSRVRAYTGSYRCTGIVLSKIHSSLLKVLVGELLSKVAVYVDPKFDAGEPRSRRGRKKDAEYTALFMKMKLDMMPINSLTWPEIARRFILAVLSMEGNLDSAEIACRESGKVFHCLRGDGGTLCGSLTGVAALEADAVLLAEATRQIFGSLTAKGEAMCTDAYKSDAVGASKTVEMDTGEVPAWAQVLEPVRKLPTNVGARIRRCVNEALLRNPPEWAKKILEHSISKEVYKGNASGPTKRAVISVLDDVNREKPQQKPEKKEKMKTFNNMPDLIMKQCRIVLRRAAAADEDRVFCNLLGKTLLNPNDNDDEGLLGYPTMVSRPLDFRTIDLRLAAGVYGGSHEAFADDVREVWHNIHTAYKGQSDLIDLAETLSQQFEDLYEKEVLNLIQKTMVLAGIQPTSSESDNQRDEMLASVSESSLPKAPWEEGICKVCGMDKDDDNVLLCDSCDSEYHTYCLNPPLVRIPEGNWYCPSCIAGQSMSNSAPYGTQVVNRYGRRIHQRKYLHPILEMLAQLANTMELKDYWEFSVEERISLLKFLCDEALNSAIICDHIERSSTRFGDLQQKLRSLNSERKLLKFKEENLVANMAKTKGHVQGGSGESELNEMASLPADDGKFKAQLTNSSKVSPFGSLIKMEDGQQAKDQSDYSSTSMLEKQYPTVNTQVSKASLAVNQLRGQPSGIDLIQSSYIKGSKCKNELATSIQQKDDQSEDNGGTNIDESQELGCGSSSVSILSTGQLMPENKLSATSSEHAFVHMPSSPVHQCSTHANDGLSQECDAQLSNLKSEITRLQDSIDTLESELLRTSVRKEFLGRDADGRLYWGFGRPSACPQILVNASLKAEQVVEPKSFFHNFNSWMSYSAGTDVEELMNWLDDGDTRERELKEAILQWQGNKSMDSSHPDNDILDGGPVISNNISSAGKARDSDFLVTKAVSAMEKCFGPCLEIWTNDMHNNLQKSRSPDEGRMYRCECLELIWPSRNHCFSCHRTFPNSEELTEHAGEKCKTFSTLCPSSQISEQSSEHKNMLRNEKSAEKCSGSMSTSLTSLSEKYGNGSSFLDHSLEPECPFNFQEILSKFKVENSLTELVKEIGLIGSNGVVSFVPGKSPYLDDASLTLAPTTDNAIGLGDVPSVSESQQQQSDHGANTGVSANEISGYLQGSKLDKREGVGKPEFAKPMLLSQRGQSASTKERNSVLGIYKRCVIRESSLIPKVGKASEILRCLKINLLDMDAALPDASLRASRSHSNRRCAWRTFVKSAKSLYEMVQATIVLEDTIKTEYLRNDWWYWSSPSAAANISTLSALALRIYSLDSAILYEKPTLTHDPMETTLDCKSEKEALQSSGPTNNLKPSNQLMQKMPDSDSGENSKPRTRASKRRRDSGV encoded by the exons ATGTTGCCTCCTGAGAAAAGATATCATCTTCAGAAGGCCCCACAGATCCCAGCAGATATTGGTAAATCAGGTACAGGTGATCTTGTGAATCATGGTGGACTTTCTGATACAAACTCGAATAGGAATAGTCCAGGATTCACATGTGAAGGGATACTTCAGGGCAGTCATTCTACATCAACAAATTATCTTCCTCAGAGTCCAAATGACATCTATCTTCAGAGTCTTAGAGAATACGTTGCTGAAAAAAAAGGTGTCTTAGGTGAAGGTTGGCGTGTGGAATTTGAGTTTTGCGATAAAAGGCTGAAAACTTTTGCTGTTTACATTGCCCCAAAAGGAAGTAGGTTTGAATCAATCTCTGATGTTGCAGAACATCTGGGTTTGCCCTCAAATTCTCATCTTCCACAATCTGAGAATGCAGAAAATGGGTTGGTTCCTCTCCAGAATGGATCTCATCTTTATCAAAGAAGGAAGGAATCATCAGGGGACACGAAATCTAGCAACTCTCGACCTCGTTCAAGTATTCCGAAGAGCAGCAGCTTGCTGAGCGTGAACACTTGCCTG GATGGATTGCCTTTGCAGTTTGAGGACTTTTATCTTATAACAGCAGGCGTCATTGATTCACGTCCAACTTACCACAATGCTAACCAGATCTGGCCTGTAGGTTACAGATCTAGATGGCATGATAAGGTCACTGGGTCCCTCTTTTTATTTGAGGTTAGAGATGGTGGTGATTCTGGACcggtattcatggttcaaagaTATCCATGCTCGACACAGTCAATCCCTGTTGGTTCAACAGTCCTCACCAGGCCAAAGTTCAGCTCTTGGAATGGGGAAGGCACTGCTGGGAAAGATGATTTGGCAACATTTGGTACTATTGATGACGAGAGTGTTTCAATTCACATGATGCTGACAGAAAGTAGCCCACCTCATCTGGATGCTGATACCTCTTCTAAGAAGATGGGGAGTCAAGGGCTTGATGCTCAGAAGGCAAATCTCTCCTCACCtgattctttttctcaaaaatctgGAGACTTGGTGTCCAATTTACTTGGAGATAGGGACAGCATTGGTGAATTTAATGTGGAAGGAAGATCGATATCTTATGTATGGGACATGGTCTCTGAAACTTTTCTGCATGCTTGCCATGAAGCATATAAGCAAAAAGGCACAATTCGGTTTGGATGTGATCATGAATATTATAGAGGCCAAGTAAAAAATCTGGACAATCCAGATGCTTTATCAAAGTATTCTCATTTTGCTGGCCCTGTTGTCATGCCATATTTAATTCAGAGGGATACTGAGTTTGACTCCACTTGTCAATTGATTGCAAAGTGGTTGGAACAGGAAAGATTTGGACTTAATGAGGAATTTGTGCAGGAGATCATAGAACAGCTTCCAGGTGTTAGTGGCTGTTTAGAATATAAGCCTTTGACTAAACGCAAGCATCATTCAACACAACAAACGGTCAGGAGTGGGTTCCTCCAGGCTAAAAGGAAGAGTGATGCACAAAGTCAGATGGAATCGGATAGTTACTATATAAACTTAATAAGACCCGGAAGGCTGCCAAAGTACTCAGCATTAAGAGGTCAATTTCCTCAAGGCAAGCCACTTTGCTCGAAACTTCCTGCTTATTTGATAGGTGATGCTCTACAG ACTTGGGAATTCTTTTGGCGTTTCTTTGAAGTTTTAGAGCTGCAAGAAGCTTTCACTTTCCAGGAACTTGAAGCGGAATTGATTAATCCATGGCTTGATGTGCCAAATCTGTCAGAAAAATCAGGCAATGTAATTCGTGGTGCTGGAGATGGCTCTTCTAGAAGGGAGAGTGAAGTCTCACGAGTCAGAGCCTATACTGGTTCTTACAGATGTACTGGCATTGTATTGTCCAAGATTCACAGCTCATTACTGAAAGTGCTTGTAGGCGAGCTGCTTTCAAAAGTTGCTGTGTACGTGGATCCTAAGTTTGATGCTGGAGAACCTAGATCAAGACGAGGCAGGAAAAAAGATGCAGAGTATACAGCtttgttcatgaaaatgaaGCTTGATATGATGCCTATCAACAGTCTTACTTGGCCTGAAATTGCACGGAGATTCATTTTGGCAGTGTTATCGATGGAGGGTAACCTTGATTCAGCAGAGATTGCTTGCCGTGAGAGTGGCAAAGTTTTCCATTGCCTGCGAGGTGATGGTGGAACTCTTTGTGGCTCTCTAACAGGGGTTGCAGCATTGGAGGCAGATGCAGTT CTTCTTGCAGAGGCAACAAGGCAAATATTTGGTTCACTGACAGCTAAAGGTGAGGCAATGTGCACGGATGCATATAAATCTGATGCAGTGGGTGCTTCAAAAACAGTGGAGATGGATACTGGTGAAGTCCCTGCATGGGCACAAGTGCTTGAGCCTGTGAGAAAGCTTCCCACAAATGTTGGAGCTCGAATTAGGAGGTGTGTCAACGAAGCTTTGCTGCGGAATCCACCTGAATGGGCAAAGAAGATATTGGAGCATTCTATAAGCAAGGAAGTCTACAAAGGAAATGCATCAGGGCCAACAAAG AGAGCAGTTATCTCAGTGCTGGATGATGTCAATCGTGAGAAACCACAGCAAAAGcctgagaagaaagaaaagatgaaGACCTTTAACAATATGCCTGATCTTATTATGAAACAATGTCGGATTGTGCTAAGGCGAGCTGCAGCAGCAGACGAAGATAGAGTCTTTTGCAATCTGCTGGGAAAAACGTTGTTGAATCCTAATGATAATGACGACGAGGGACTTCTTGGTTATCCTACAATGGTTTCTCGTCCTTTGGATTTTAGGACTATTGATTTGAGATTGGCTGCTGGGGTCTATGGGGGATCTCATGAAGCCTTTGCTGACGATGTTCGAGAG GTTTGGCATAATATACACACTGCATATAAAGGACAAAGCGATTTGATTGATCTAGCTGAAACATTATCCCAGCAATTTGAAGATCTATATGAGAAAGAG GTTCTCAACCTTATTCAGAAAACTATGGTGCTTGCTGGCATTCAGCCTACAAGCAGTGAATCTGATAATCAGAGAGATGAGATGCTTGCATCTGTGAGTGAGAGCTCACTTCCCAAAGCTCCTTGGGAGGAGGGGATCTGTAAAGTTTGTGGCATGGATAAAGATGATGACAATGTACTATTGTGTGATAGTTGTGATTCTGAGTATCATACTTATTGCTTGAATCCTCCACTTGTAAGAATTCCTGAGGGAAACTGGTATTGCCCTTCTTGTATTGCTGGTCAATCCATGTCTAACAGTGCTCCTTATGGCACTCAAGTTGTAAACCGATATGGAAGAAGAATACACCAGAGGAAATATTTACACCCGATTTTGGAGATGCTGGCTCAACTGGCAAATACCATGGAACTAAAGGACTACTGGGAGTTTAGTGTTGAGGAG AGAATTTCGCTTTTGAAGTTCTTGTGTGATGAGGCATTGAATTCAGCCATCATTTGTGACCATATTGAACGAAGCAGCACTAGATTTGGTGATTTACAGCAGAAATTGCGTTCCCTCAATTCTGAacggaaacttttgaaattcaaGGAAGAAAATTTGGTTGCAAACATGGCAAAGACAAAGGGCCATGTGCAGGGTGGAAGTGGAGAATCGGAGTTGAATGAGATGGCATCTCTGCCTGCTGACGATGGGAAATTTAAGGCACAGTTGACTAATAGCAGCAAGGTTTCACCCTTTGGTAGCTTAATTAAGATGGAGGATGGTCAACAGGCCAAAGATCAAAGTGATTATAGTTCAACAAGCATGTTGGAGAAGCAATATCCTACCGTAAACACTCAAGTTTCAAAGGCTTCTCTTGCAGTTAATCAACTACGAGGTCAGCCTTCTGGAATAGATCTTATTCAATCAAGCTATATTAAAGGATCTAAGTGCAAGAATGAGTTGGCAACGTCTATTCAACAAAAAGATGATCAAAGTGAAGACAATGGTGGGACTAATATTGATGAATCCCAGGAGTTGGGATGTGGTAGTTCCAGTGTTTCAATTCTATCTACAGGTCAGCTAATGCCAGAAAACAAATTGTCTGCCACATCGAGTGAACATGCATTCGTGCATATGCCTTCCTCTCCGGTTCACCAGTGTTCTACCCATGCCAATGATGGTCTTTCACAAGAGTGCGATGCTCAATTGAGCAACCTTAAGAGCGAGATAACTCGTTTGCAGGACTCAATAGATACACTTGAGTCGGAACTCCTCAGGACATCTGTAAGGAAGGAATTCTTGGGAAGGGATGCTGATGGCAGACTCTATTGGGGTTTTGGCAGGCCCAGTGCTTGTCCACAGATATTGGTCAATGCGAGTTTGAAAGCAGAACAGGTGGTTGAACCAAAGAGTTTCTTCCATAACTTTAATTCATGGATGTCTTATAGTGCTGGCACTGATGTTGAAGAACTCATGAATTGGCTGGATGATGGAGACACAAGGGAGAGAGAATTGAAAGAAGCTATTTTACAGTGGCAAGGTAATAAATCCATGGACAGCAGTCATCCTGACAATGATATCCTGGATGGAGGACCGGTCATTTCCAATAACATATCTAGTGCAGGAAAAGCTAGAGATTCTGATTTTCTAGTCACGAAAGCTGTGAGTGCAATGGAAAAATGTTTTGGTCCTTGCTTGGAGATATGGACTAACGATATGCATAATAATCTTCAGAAAAGTAGATCTCCTGACGAAGGTAGAATGTACAGGTGCGAGTGCTTGGAATTGATATGGCCTTCTAGGAACCATTGCTTCTCATGTCACAGGACATTTCCTAATAGTGAAGAACTTACAGAGCATGCTGGTGAAAAATGCAAAACCTTTTCTACTCTTTGTCCAAGTAGCCAGATAAGTGAACAATCCTCAGAGCATAAAAATATGTTGAGGAATGAAAAGTCAGCAGAGAAATGCTCTGGCAGTATGAGCACTAGTTTGACATCTTTGAGCGAGAAATATGGTAATGGATCTAGTTTCCTTGATCATTCACTGGAACCAGAGTGCCCATTTAATTTTCAGGAGATTTTGTCAAAATTCAAAGTTGAAAATTCACTTACAGAATTGGTAAAGGAAATAGGATTAATTGGTTCCAATGGTGTTGTATCCTTTGTGCCTGGTAAATCTCCTTATCTTGATGACGCTTCACTGACCTTGGCCCCAACAACTGATAATGCAATTGGCCTAGGAGATGTACCTTCAGTATCAGAAAGTCAGCAGCAGCAATCTGACCATGGAGCTAATACTGGGGTGAGTGCAAATGAAATTTCAGGTTATCTGCAAGGCAGCAAACTTGACAAGCGTGAGGGCGTAGGAAAACCTGAGTTTGCAAAACCCATGCTTCTAAGTCAAAGGGGTCAATCTGCTTctacaaaggaaagaaactcaGTGCTTGGCATATATAAGAGATGTGTGATTCGTGAATCCTCATTGATTCCAAAAGTAGGCAAAGCTTCTGAAATTCTTAGGTGTCTGAAAATTAACTTGCTTGACATGGATGCTGCTCTCCCTGATGCTTCTCTCAGGGCATCAAGATCACACTCAAACAGAAGATGTGCCTGGCGAACATTTGTAAAATCTGCCAAGAGCTTATATGAG ATGGTTCAAGCTACAATCGTACTTGAGGACACAATCAAAACGGAATACCTAAGAAATGACTGGTGGTACTGGTCGTCCCCTTCAGCTGCAGCTAATATTTCAACTCTCTCTGCACTTGCTCTTCGCATATACTCCTTGGATTCTGCAATATTATATGAGAAACCTACTTTGACTCATGACCCAATGGAAACAACTCTTGATTGCAAATCCGAGAAGGAAGCTCTGCAAAGTTCAGGCCCAACTAATAACTTGAAGCCTAGCAATCAGCTGATGCAAAAGATGCCTGATTCAGATTCTGGAGAGAATTCAAAACCAAGGACCAGAGCAAGCAAGCGAAGGAGAGATTCTGGAGTTTAA